The proteins below are encoded in one region of Aquisphaera giovannonii:
- a CDS encoding pyridoxamine 5'-phosphate oxidase family protein: MPTPDANVESLVNEALAVVRSDRLPYLATVEGDQPRLRPVTPVKTDGFIVYIANLRTHSKTAEIEANPRVELCYLDGHNDQVRITGRAEAVDDPALRDEFAASAHFLPRSIQGLTSPDFMLYRIIPTRVRFMKGWALAYEDVPIPGGATESGTGD, translated from the coding sequence ATGCCGACACCCGACGCCAATGTGGAATCTCTCGTCAACGAAGCCCTCGCCGTCGTCCGCTCCGACCGCTTGCCGTACCTCGCCACGGTGGAGGGCGACCAGCCCCGGTTGAGGCCCGTCACCCCCGTCAAAACGGACGGCTTCATCGTCTACATCGCGAATCTGCGCACCCACTCGAAGACGGCCGAGATCGAGGCCAATCCTCGCGTCGAGCTCTGCTACCTCGATGGCCACAACGACCAGGTCCGGATCACGGGCAGGGCGGAGGCCGTCGATGATCCCGCCCTCCGCGACGAGTTCGCGGCCTCCGCCCATTTCCTGCCGAGGTCGATCCAGGGACTCACCAGCCCCGACTTCATGCTCTACCGCATCATCCCGACCCGCGTCCGCTTCATGAAAGGCTGGGCGTTGGCGTACGAAGACGTGCCAATCCCGGGCGGAGCGACCGAATCGGGCACCGGCGACTGA
- a CDS encoding GatB/YqeY domain-containing protein → MTIVQRMRSQLKDAMKARDSVRTGFLRYWIAQLTLGTAEEVSDDEAIKKMRGILKEAKGGPTTFSDAELGLLREWVPSSLTADQIAEALANVREQIKAAPKDGMAMGIAMKALAGKPVESDEVKAVIASFRQ, encoded by the coding sequence ATGACCATCGTCCAGCGCATGCGGTCTCAACTGAAGGACGCCATGAAGGCCCGCGATTCGGTACGGACCGGATTCCTGCGCTACTGGATCGCCCAGCTCACCCTCGGAACCGCCGAGGAAGTCTCGGACGACGAGGCGATCAAGAAGATGCGTGGGATCCTGAAGGAGGCGAAGGGTGGCCCGACCACCTTCTCGGATGCTGAGCTGGGGCTTCTGCGCGAATGGGTCCCGTCCTCCCTCACGGCCGACCAGATCGCCGAGGCGCTGGCAAATGTACGGGAGCAGATCAAGGCCGCACCCAAGGACGGCATGGCCATGGGGATCGCCATGAAGGCTTTGGCCGGCAAGCCGGTGGAGAGCGACGAGGTGAAGGCCGTCATCGCCTCGTTCCGGCAGTGA